In Paenibacillus stellifer, the DNA window CTTAGTAAGCGGGGTGTAGATATTGATCGTAAAACGCGGCGACGTTTTTTTTGCCGATCTTTCGCCGGTGGTGGGTTCCGAGCAGGGCGGTGTCCGACCCGTCCTCGTCATTCAGAACGATATTGGCAATCGCTTTAGTCCGACGGTAATCGTTGCGGCGATTACCGCACAGATCCAGAAGGCCAAGCTACCTACTCATGTGGAGATTGAGGCAGCCTCCCACGGATTCGACAGGGATTCCGTGATTCTCCTGGAACAAGTCCGGACCATCGACAAGCAGCGCCTAACGGACAAGATAACCCACCTGGACGACGAAACGATGAAAAAGGTGGATGATTCGCTGCAAATCAGCCTGGGTTTGATTGATTTTTAAAAAAAGCCCCGGGTTATTAATATGACAAGCAAGGAAGGCCCGTCCGTGGATAACGCGGCGGGCCTTTTGGCTGTGCAGGCAAGGACAGTGCGGGCAGGGGCTGTGCAGGCAAGGACTGTGCAGGCAAGGACTGTACAGGCAAGGACAGTGCGGGCAAGGGCTGTGCAGGCAAGGGAGGCTGGATGTCTGAGGCAGATGCCTTGGCACGCCTTTGCCTTGCATCAGCGACCGTCGTCTGTTGCACCTCCTCCGCACACCGCCATTCGTCGTGCGGCCATCCGGCAGATCTTCCACCGCAGCAGATTCATGAGCCCGGTAACGGCTGGCCAATTGGAGCCGCTGAAACTGCTGAATCCGCTGGAATCAGGCACTTCACCGGAACCACGGAAGCCCGGTGAGAACAGGAGCACGGCTGGAACGCTCTCTGTTAAATATGATACGATGAGAGCTATAACAGGGCAGCTATAACAGCTATTGAAAAGAGGAGAATGCAAGTGGTGGAACAAGAGATCCATTCCGCAGCGGATGAGCGCCGTGAGCGGGATCTTATGATCAGCCAGATCACCGGAGAGCTCAGCCTGTCCCCTCGCCAGGTCGGCGTGGCGGTCTCGCTGCTGGATGAAGGCAATACGATTCCGTTCATCGCACGCTACCGCAAGGAGATGACGGGCGAGCTGGACGAGAACGCGCTTCGCGACGTCGAAGAGCGGCTCGGGTATCTCCGGTCTCTGGGCGAGCGGAAGCGGGAGGTAATCCGCATCATTGAAGAGCAGGGCAAGCTGACGGAGGAACTGCGCGGGCAGATCGTCAAAGCAGCCAAGCTTCAGGAGGTGGAAGACCTTTATCGCCCCTTCCGGCAAAAGCGCAAGACGCGGGCCAGCGTCGCCAAGGAGAAGGGGCTTGAGCCTCTGGCGAACTGGATACTGGAACAGCGGCGTGTCGGCAATCCGGAGGAGGAAGCGTCCCGCTACGTCGATTCCGACAAGGGCGTGGAATCAGTAGCCGAAGCTCTTCAAGGCGCGCAGGACATCATCGCCGAGGGTCTGGCGGATGATCCGGCGATCCGTTCCTGGGTCCGCCAGTTCACAGCTTCGCAGGGCATTCTCGTCTCGGAAGCAAAGGACTCGGAGCAGGAGTCGGTGTACGAGAACTATTACAGCTACCGGGAGCCGGTTCACAAGATGCCGCCCCATCGCATTCTCGCCATTAACCGCGGCGAGCGGGAGAATGTGCTGAAGGTCGGCATTGAAGTGGATACGGCGCGCATTCATGCGCATGTGACCCGCAAGCTGATCAAAGGACCTTCGCCGGTCAAGGAGCTGCTGGAAGCTGTAGCCGAGGACGCCTACAAGCGGCTGATCGCGCCTTCGGTGGAGCGCGAGGTCCGGGCGGAGATGACGGAGAAGGGCGAGAACCAGGCCATCTCCATCTTCTCCTCCAACCTGCGCAGCCTTCTGCTGCAGCCGCCGGTCAAGGGCCGCCGCGTGCTCGGCGTCGATCCGGCTTACCGCACCGGCTGCAAGCTCGCGGCCGTGGACGAGACCGGCAAGCTGCTGGAGGTGGCGGTGACTTATCCAACGCCGCCGCATAACAAGAAGCGCGAGGCTGCCGCGACTTTCAAGAGCTTGATCGCGAAGTACGGGATCAAGCTGATCGTCATCGGCAACGGCACGGGCTCGCGCGAGACGGAGCAGTTCACCGCCGATACCATTCAGGAGATCGGCGATCCCGAGCTGGCCTACCTCATCGTCAATGAGGCCGGGGCCAGCGTCTATTCCGCCTCCAAGCTGGCGCAGGAGGAGTTCCCGGACCTTGACGTGGCCGAGCGCAGCGCCGCGTCGATCGCCCGCCGCGTGCAGGACCCGCTCGCGGAGCTGGTCAAGATCGAGCCGAAGGCGATTGGCGTCGGCCAATACCAGCATGATGTGTCGCAGAAGCATCTGGACGAGAGCCTTAAAGCCGTCGTGGAATCGGCGGTTAACCATGTCGGCGTCGATGTGAACACCGCTTCGCCGTCGCTGCTGTCCTACGTAGCGGGAATTAATTCGACGATTGCGAAGAATATCGTCAAGTTCCGCGAGGAGAACGGCATTTTCAAGAACCGCAAGCAATTGCAGAAGGTGCCGCGTCTGGGGGCCAAATCCTTCGAGCAGTGCATCGGCTTCCTCCGTATCCCGGAAGGGGAGAATACGCTGGACCGCACGCCGATCCACCCGGAATCGTACGATGTGGTCACCCGCCTGTTCAAGGAGCTGAAGCTTTCGCTCTCCCAGATCGGGAGCAAAGAGCTTGCCTCTGTACTGGCTTCGCAGAGCCCTGAGGAGCTTGCTGCGAAGCTGGAAGTCGGCGTGCCGACTCTGCGCGACATTCTGGAGAGCCTGCAGCGCCCGGGCCGCGACCCCCGCGAGGAGCTGCCGCCGCCGATCTTCCGCACCGATGTGCTGAAGATCGAGGATCTGGCGCCCGGCATGGAGCTGCAGGGCACGGTCCGCAATGTCATCGACTTCGGCGCCTTCGTCGATATTGGCATCAAGAATGACGGACTGGTTCATATTTCCCAGCTCAGCACTAGCTTCGTCAAGCATCCGATGGATGTCGTCTCCGTTGGCGACAATGTTACCGTCTGGGTGATTGGCGTCGATCTCAAAAAAGGCCGGGTCAGCCTGACGATGCGTCCGCCGCGCAGCGAGGCTCAAGGCAGCTAAGACCGCCAGCGCCGGTATCACGCGAAAAACCTCCGCACCGCTTCCCATCCCGGCAGGGATGGATGAAGCGTACGGAGGTTTTTTTTCACAAATAAGGGCTTATCTCGCTTGATCCATCGATACAAATCAGTACAGCGGCGAATCCGTTGCGGGCGGCGTGTAGGAGCCGGGGAGCGGCTTCGCGGTGGCCGTGTAGCCTTCCGGCAGGTAAGTCACCGCTTTGGCGGTCGAGATGACCTGGGCATACATCTGGCCGGGAGCAGGCTTCGTGATTTCATAATAAATGACGGCCTTCTGCTCCGAACCGAACTCGATTCGGGCGATGGACAGGCCATACCCCGGATTCGGCAGATTGCCTACGGTCACGGTGACTTTGTTCACGCCATCGGCCGCTTTTTCCAACGATACCATGGCTGCGGCGTCACTCTCCTCTACTCCGGGCGAAACCGAAGGGGTATTCTGAATCACGTTTCTCGCGTTGTAAATCCATACGGCCGCCTCGGCGCGGGTCACGGCATCATCCGGCCGGAATTTCCCGTCATCCTCAAACGTAATTACACGCATGTTGAAAAGCGTCTGAAGACTGTTCATTGTCGCCGCATCCAGCTTGTCGCCGTCCGAAATGAACGCGTACATCTTCGTCACGGGAAAATTCCCCTTGGTCTGAATCGCCTGATCCAGCAAATGCGCGAATTCGGCGCGGGTTATGACCGCTTTGGGGTCAGTCGAAGGTGCAAGGCTTAAACCGCTCCGTACCGCCGTAACGAAGGAGGGCGCATACCAGGATTTGTCGTCGAGCTTGGTGAAATAATCGCTGGCCTTGGCAGGGCCGTTCGAATCCGCGGCGGGCGTAAGGGACAGGCCGTTCACCAGGAACTGGATAGCTTGTCCGTATGTGACTTTGGCTTTGGGAGCAAACAGTTGGCTAGTCACTCCGTTAATCACCCCTGCATCGTACAGAGATTGGATTTGGGCCTCGGCTGGATCGCCCTTCAAATCAGTGAAGGCGAAGGCGGATGCTCCCACCGACAGGGAAGCTGCTATAATTCCGCAGGCCAACGTCATTTTAGCGCCGCGTTTCAAGTTGTTTGTCTTCATTATATCATCACCTCTACCTTATAGATGGCAAAATAGGCCAAAAAGTTGCATCCGATTTAGGTTTGTCCGTCATAAGGAACTTATCCGCGCTATTGCGATTCCAAGCCGCCTTCAATCCGTGCACTGGAACACCCGGAGCGGATTGGTTACAATAATCGGAGGAATGGATAAGCGGTTACATGAGGAACAGGGAGAGAGGCATCGGATGACAGAGCAGACGGAGAAGCGTCTGAATGTCGGCATTTTTGCGCATGTGGACGCCGGCAAGACGACGACAACCGAG includes these proteins:
- a CDS encoding type II toxin-antitoxin system PemK/MazF family toxin, with protein sequence MIVKRGDVFFADLSPVVGSEQGGVRPVLVIQNDIGNRFSPTVIVAAITAQIQKAKLPTHVEIEAASHGFDRDSVILLEQVRTIDKQRLTDKITHLDDETMKKVDDSLQISLGLIDF
- a CDS encoding Tex family protein; the protein is MISQITGELSLSPRQVGVAVSLLDEGNTIPFIARYRKEMTGELDENALRDVEERLGYLRSLGERKREVIRIIEEQGKLTEELRGQIVKAAKLQEVEDLYRPFRQKRKTRASVAKEKGLEPLANWILEQRRVGNPEEEASRYVDSDKGVESVAEALQGAQDIIAEGLADDPAIRSWVRQFTASQGILVSEAKDSEQESVYENYYSYREPVHKMPPHRILAINRGERENVLKVGIEVDTARIHAHVTRKLIKGPSPVKELLEAVAEDAYKRLIAPSVEREVRAEMTEKGENQAISIFSSNLRSLLLQPPVKGRRVLGVDPAYRTGCKLAAVDETGKLLEVAVTYPTPPHNKKREAAATFKSLIAKYGIKLIVIGNGTGSRETEQFTADTIQEIGDPELAYLIVNEAGASVYSASKLAQEEFPDLDVAERSAASIARRVQDPLAELVKIEPKAIGVGQYQHDVSQKHLDESLKAVVESAVNHVGVDVNTASPSLLSYVAGINSTIAKNIVKFREENGIFKNRKQLQKVPRLGAKSFEQCIGFLRIPEGENTLDRTPIHPESYDVVTRLFKELKLSLSQIGSKELASVLASQSPEELAAKLEVGVPTLRDILESLQRPGRDPREELPPPIFRTDVLKIEDLAPGMELQGTVRNVIDFGAFVDIGIKNDGLVHISQLSTSFVKHPMDVVSVGDNVTVWVIGVDLKKGRVSLTMRPPRSEAQGS
- a CDS encoding S-layer homology domain-containing protein, with translation MKTNNLKRGAKMTLACGIIAASLSVGASAFAFTDLKGDPAEAQIQSLYDAGVINGVTSQLFAPKAKVTYGQAIQFLVNGLSLTPAADSNGPAKASDYFTKLDDKSWYAPSFVTAVRSGLSLAPSTDPKAVITRAEFAHLLDQAIQTKGNFPVTKMYAFISDGDKLDAATMNSLQTLFNMRVITFEDDGKFRPDDAVTRAEAAVWIYNARNVIQNTPSVSPGVEESDAAAMVSLEKAADGVNKVTVTVGNLPNPGYGLSIARIEFGSEQKAVIYYEITKPAPGQMYAQVISTAKAVTYLPEGYTATAKPLPGSYTPPATDSPLY